The Carassius auratus strain Wakin unplaced genomic scaffold, ASM336829v1 scaf_tig00214653, whole genome shotgun sequence region ctaAACAAGTGGATGAGAAACTGTTCTTGTTGCAGCTCGTGGAGACACCTTTCCTTCTTACCCTGAGGATGATTATGATGAGGGAGCAAACAGCACAGAGGCGCCAAACAGATCCAGATCACAGCACAAAACTTTGACCCCGTCTCCAGCGACCTTTGCTGAAATATTCAGCTTATTAACACCAGCTCCAAAAATCATGGATTTGACGTTAAGTGATAACCCAACACCGGAGATTGTTACTGCTGCCACTCCAAATACACCATTTAGATTAGCCTCCAGCATTAATAACCCAGCCACTACTCCACACACAGCCTCAACTGCTGAACCCACACCAACAAAAGCCAAAGACCCTGACGCTGAAGTCTGCAGTGGCAGACCCTTTGATTCCTTCATGCAGCTCAAAAATGGCTCTGTATATGCATTCAGAGGTAAGTGCCTTACAGCAAAGAAgaacaaaattattttcaatttctTTTAGGATAATTTTTTGacagttatataaaaatgtacatacaatgtatttattataagtaaatgttttgaaaatggtTAGGGAGCAgcgttatttaattattattgagattttttattaaaattttgatttaagtattatttttatttttaatcttagttaaagttttgattttattgtgtttttgtcattttattagtttttttttacatgtctatATAGTTGTATTGCTTTGTGTTTCAGTTTTTCTAATTTAGTACAtcagtttaaatgaaaattaaaaatattgctattaaggtttattttattataagtaaCAAATGCAATTGatggctttagttttagttaaccttAATAACCCTGGAAAATAGGtcaaaggaaaataaaattaaacaaaaaatctataaaatgttttaaaatgtactgttataACAGATAATTATTTGTTCGTCTTATTATAGttcttaatgtatttatttattctttttttacacattgtgtttctaatttaaaatgtgaTATGTTTGTCTACGAGGACAATATTTTTTTGAGCTTGATGAGAAATTAGTATTACCCGGGTACCCAAAGCTCATTGAAGACATCTGGGGAATAAAAGGTCCAATAGATGCTGCCTTCACTCGCATAAACTGCCAAGGAAAGACATACATCTTCAAAGTATGGATGACCTCATTTATATCTATTATAATAGAAACCATTTAGAATTTCTAGCACTTCATATGAAATGATTCCCTATGTTATTTACAGAATATTAAATAGTCacaatatatttgaattaattaaattcatttaattaatcagAATTATTTAATCTGTTTCACTGAATGATTGTAAATgacaatatgttttattattcccAGGGTAAAAAATACTGGAGGTTTGAAGATGGAGTACTAGATGAAGATTTCCCACGAGAAATATCTGTGGGATTTGAGAAGATACCAGACCATCTGGATGCTGCCTTTGCCATTCCTGCTCACAGCCATCATGGCAAAgagaaggtttatttttttaaaggtttgtgcTTAACCTCAAGAATCCATCTGGATTTACTGCCATGTTAATTTACCTTTACTAAACAAAGCATACGTCCCTTCTTTCTAGGAGACCAGTATTACCAGTATGAGTTCAAGCATCAGCCATCCCATGAGGAGTGCGTTCAGATGTCACTGAGATCTCCCTCAGCACTCTTCCGCAGATACACTAATATTTACTATGACCGATGGGCTGAGCACTTCAACCAACTCTTTGGTGGaggtaatattattttaaaggaagTTACCTAAATAAATTTATCCTTAGACAGCTTCCATAACTCAGCTTTTAACTACTTTCTTCCAGCTTTCAGTCATCATGGTGGCCATCACTTCATCAACAAAGACTGGGTTGGAATCAAATCTCCCGTGGATGCTGTGCTAGCCGGCAGATTCTACATCACTCCGAGATGGCCCAGCAGAAGGCGTCAGGACAGAAATCGGCAGGATTGGGACCAGCAGTGGGGCCAACGGTATGGGCAGCAGTGGAACCAACAGTATGGGCAGCAGTGGAACCAACGTTATGGGCAGGAGTGGGACCAGCAACGGGGCTCTAGGCGCAGACAGAATAGGTCACCATATTGGGAGACTATGGCAGAGAGGGGCATCAGCATTGGACAGGAGTTTGCTCAGAGGTTTGGGCAGGACAGGTGGCGAGACCAAGACAGACGAAGAGACTATTATCATAGACAAAATGACTATGATTATGACTACAGATACAGACCTTCTGAAGATATCGCCTATGACATACTGCACAGGAGTCAGCCTTTACAGAGCGTCTACTTCTTCAAAGGAGGTACTtgtatgacattattattatattaattatattatattatattatattatattatattatattatattatattatattatattatattatattatattatattattcaaaggAGGAACTGAAATTAccatgaaaatataatatttatatcccaagttctgtcatgaaactctagatggcacaggcCAATAGGTTTTAACTCAATCTGAACTATTACATCCTTCAAATGGTGCAGCTGATTGGTTTTATTTCGTATCAGCAGCCAATaagcttgctgctcaacattcagaTACTCAGATAGTGCTTGCTGTTGCAGTTTCAgcatgcttcagaaaccctccaccttccccagctccacctgtatagatatGTTACAGGGTGATTTAGTGTATGTCATATATGGGGGTTATTTCGTATGTGCTATatatgcagcagcagtatttctaaTATACTAACAGCAGAATGTTGTGGATGTGTTAGTAGCAAGTATTGGCAAGAGTACAGATCAATTCCGCAAAGACCAATCACATTCACACTGAATGTTTCTTACCATGCTAAACTCACAGAGAATTGTCAtgacagaaattatatatttcaaaGGAGGAACTGAAATCAACATGattattatatttagatattcagattcaaactttTTCTTTACAGATATGTACTACAGAGTGAATCTTCGAACGAAGCGGGTTGACTATGCAAACCCTCCATATCCAAGACCTATTGGAAAATACTGGCTCGGCTGCAAAGACAAACCAGGAGCAGAAAAGAGATAAATCCAactgtaaattacattaaatagtaTTTATCATACAAGAAAATTAAGCTGCATTTGTACGGTCAATGAGACGTGTGATCAGTAGACAATTTTAGAATCTCTCCACAAAAAATAATGTTCTACAGGTCATCCTCCCCTAGAGATTAATCTGATCCCTAATTGTTGTGTTGATTAATTATTCTCAATGGCCACCATGCATTTTGCAGTCTCAAACatctcaaataaatattattataaaattatactcTGATTTTTATAGAGTAATTGCATGAGAGGAATACAATTTTTTTACT contains the following coding sequences:
- the vtna gene encoding vitronectin a, which produces MMRLFLLLGLISFTYAAEESCIERCENGFDATQTCQCDSMCTYYKSCCKDYESLCRIRSRGDTFPSYPEDDYDEGANSTEAPNRSRSQHKTLTPSPATFAEIFSLLTPAPKIMDLTLSDNPTPEIVTAATPNTPFRLASSINNPATTPHTASTAEPTPTKAKDPDAEVCSGRPFDSFMQLKNGSVYAFRGQYFFELDEKLVLPGYPKLIEDIWGIKGPIDAAFTRINCQGKTYIFKGKKYWRFEDGVLDEDFPREISVGFEKIPDHLDAAFAIPAHSHHGKEKVYFFKGDQYYQYEFKHQPSHEECVQMSLRSPSALFRRYTNIYYDRWAEHFNQLFGGAFSHHGGHHFINKDWVGIKSPVDAVLAGRFYITPRWPSRRRQDRNRQDWDQQWGQRYGQQWNQQYGQQWNQRYGQEWDQQRGSRRRQNRSPYWETMAERGISIGQEFAQRFGQDRWRDQDRRRDYYHRQNDYDYDYRYRPSEDIAYDILHRSQPLQSVYFFKGDMYYRVNLRTKRVDYANPPYPRPIGKYWLGCKDKPGAEKR